In the genome of Pongo pygmaeus isolate AG05252 chromosome 9, NHGRI_mPonPyg2-v2.0_pri, whole genome shotgun sequence, one region contains:
- the LOC129008649 gene encoding olfactory receptor 2D2, producing the protein MRQINQTQVTEFLLLGLSDGPHTQKLLFILFSGVYLVTVLGNLLLMSLVHVDSQLHTPMYFFLCNLSLADLCFSTNIVPQALVHLLSRKKVISFTRCAAQLLFFLIFGCTQCVLLAVMSYDRYVAICNPLHYPSIMTWKVCVRLATGSWTSGILVSVVDTTFTLRLLYRGSNSIAHFFCEAPALLILASTDTHASEMAIFLMGIVILLIPVFLILVFYGRIIVTVVKMKSTVGSLKAFSTCGSHLMVVILFYGSAIITYMTPKSSKQQEKLVSVFYAMVTPVLNPLIYSLRNKDVKGALRKVATRSFPCRLGISH; encoded by the coding sequence ATGAGACAGATAAATCAGACACAAGTGACAGAATTCCTCCTTCTGGGACTCTCTGATGGGCCACACACCCAGAAGCTGCTATTTATCTTATTCTCGGGCGTCTACCTGGTCACTGTGCTTGGAAATCTGCTTCTAATGTCCCTTGTTCATGTTGACTCCCAACTTCACACacccatgtatttttttctctgcaacttgTCTCTGGCTGACCTCTGTTTCTCTACCAACATAGTTCCTCAGGCGCTAGTCCATCTGCTTTCCAGGAAGAAGGTCATTTCATTCACACGTTGCGCAGCTcaacttctctttttcctcatttttgggTGTACACAGTGCGTCCTTCTTGCAGTGATGTCCTATGATCGCTATGTTGCAATCTGCAATCCTCTGCATTACCCGAGCATCATGACCTGGAAAGTGTGTGTCCGGCTGGCAACAGGATCATGGACCAGTGGCATTCTGGTGTCTGTGGTAGACACCACCTTCACACTGAGGCTACTCTATCGAGGCAGTAACAgcatagctcatttcttttgtgAGGCCCCTGCACTATTGATCTTGGCATCCACAGACACCCACGCATCAGAGATGGCCATTTTTCTTATGGGGATTGTGATTCTCCTCATACCTGTTTTTCTGATTCTGGTATTCTATGGCCGTATCATAGTAACTGTGGTCAAGATGAAGTCAACTGTGGGGAGTCTCAAGGCATTTTCTACCTGTGGCTCCCACCTCATGGTGGTCATACTTTTTTATGGATCAGCAATTATCACTTACATGACACCCAAGTCTTCCAAACAGCAGGAAAAATTGGTGTCTGTTTTCTATGCAATGGTGACTCCTGTGCTTAATCCCCTCATCTATAGCCTGAGAAACAAGGATGTGAAGGGAGCTCTGAGGAAAGTAGCCACAAGGAGTTTCCCATGCAGGCTTGGAATCTCACACTGA